One Mycolicibacterium goodii genomic region harbors:
- a CDS encoding DUF2339 domain-containing protein translates to MTEPQRAVIARLTADLTAVSAYLNRMAGDLATLDRLLAQQPTQQPDQLSAMPQARWYAQPVQVPVATPAASPAATSAQGSSPAQATSAGPWQPSPPEKLRPQGWIGKVLAVAGVVVTLVGVVSLLVLAAQAGVLRPEVRVAAGAALAGVLVATGVWLNRRPGGRVGAVALAATGVAAAYMDVIAVTAIYGWIPAPVGLMVAAVVGAGGLMLARRWDSEPLALLVLVPLIGLAPVITDGVTLLLIGFMLALSAASLPVQFGRDWFWLHVARTAAVTVPVFVALVSASIGGREDLRLALVCALAAVLALAGGVMVSRSTSMPAATAVLSALGTLPLLCVSATADRLLAALLIWALAAAALALAAIGDRLPGTGSAPRRVWSALSAAAALIAVLVVFDGEVAASVLLAMSVVVAVGTRRDQVGRWAAIVFASVGGMFYLDDAPPRILVEATESNGPTAMSVVLGSVLLIGAALAIGWAWSGAIVDGEVRRLLWACGAVVIGYAATVLTVTIGVALGGSDVGFLAGHMAATLSWIAAAALAFGYAARRPSGSRPMLIGGGLILVAAATGKLFLFDLGTLDGMYRVVLFLVGGLVLLGMGAGYARFLAQQSDAQRSGPDHKASST, encoded by the coding sequence ATGACCGAACCTCAACGTGCAGTCATAGCCCGGTTGACGGCGGATCTCACGGCCGTATCGGCATATCTGAACCGGATGGCCGGCGATCTGGCCACCCTGGACCGGCTGCTGGCGCAGCAACCCACCCAGCAGCCCGACCAACTGTCAGCAATGCCGCAAGCGCGGTGGTATGCGCAACCGGTTCAAGTGCCGGTCGCCACACCGGCGGCGTCGCCTGCTGCGACCTCGGCTCAGGGGTCGAGTCCGGCGCAAGCCACGAGTGCCGGGCCGTGGCAACCGAGTCCACCGGAGAAGCTGCGGCCGCAAGGGTGGATCGGCAAAGTTCTCGCGGTGGCAGGCGTTGTGGTCACGTTGGTCGGCGTGGTGTCGTTGCTGGTACTGGCGGCACAGGCAGGCGTCCTGCGTCCCGAGGTGCGGGTCGCGGCCGGGGCGGCTCTGGCCGGGGTTCTGGTCGCGACGGGGGTCTGGCTGAACCGCCGGCCGGGTGGCCGGGTCGGGGCAGTGGCACTCGCCGCGACCGGTGTGGCCGCGGCGTACATGGACGTGATCGCGGTGACGGCCATCTACGGATGGATACCGGCGCCGGTGGGTCTGATGGTGGCGGCGGTGGTCGGTGCGGGCGGGCTGATGCTGGCGCGGCGGTGGGACTCCGAACCACTCGCGCTGCTCGTCCTCGTACCGCTGATCGGGCTGGCCCCGGTCATCACCGATGGCGTGACGCTGCTGTTGATCGGGTTCATGCTGGCGCTGTCGGCAGCATCGCTTCCCGTCCAGTTCGGCCGGGACTGGTTCTGGCTGCACGTCGCGCGCACGGCCGCGGTCACAGTTCCGGTGTTCGTCGCGCTGGTGTCGGCCTCGATCGGTGGACGGGAGGATCTGCGGTTGGCGCTGGTGTGCGCGCTGGCGGCGGTGTTGGCCCTCGCCGGTGGTGTGATGGTGTCGAGGTCCACCAGCATGCCCGCGGCGACGGCGGTGCTGTCGGCTTTGGGAACCCTACCGTTGCTGTGCGTTTCGGCGACGGCCGACCGTCTTTTGGCCGCTCTGCTGATCTGGGCGTTGGCGGCCGCGGCGCTCGCGCTCGCCGCGATCGGCGACCGTCTGCCGGGCACCGGTTCGGCGCCACGTCGGGTGTGGTCGGCCTTGTCGGCGGCGGCCGCATTGATCGCCGTGCTGGTCGTCTTCGACGGCGAGGTCGCTGCGTCGGTGCTGCTGGCGATGTCTGTCGTGGTCGCCGTTGGCACTCGGCGTGACCAGGTTGGTCGTTGGGCCGCAATCGTTTTCGCATCAGTCGGTGGCATGTTCTATCTCGACGACGCACCGCCGCGCATCCTCGTCGAGGCCACCGAGTCGAACGGCCCGACCGCGATGTCGGTGGTGCTCGGCAGTGTACTACTGATCGGTGCCGCATTGGCGATCGGCTGGGCGTGGTCAGGGGCCATCGTCGACGGCGAGGTGCGGCGTCTGCTGTGGGCGTGCGGTGCGGTGGTGATCGGTTATGCGGCAACGGTGTTGACGGTCACGATCGGGGTTGCGCTCGGCGGATCCGACGTCGGGTTCCTCGCCGGACACATGGCCGCGACGCTCAGCTGGATCGCCGCGGCCGCACTGGCGTTCGGGTACGCCGCACGCCGCCCGAGTGGGTCGCGGCCGATGCTGATCGGCGGGGGACTGATCCTCGTGGCGGCGGCGACCGGCAAGCTCTTCCTGTTCGACCTTGGCACACTCGACGGCATGTACCGGGTGGTGCTGTTCCTCGTCGGCGGCCTGGTGCTGCTGGGGATGGGGGCCGGTTATGCCCGGTTCCTGGCCCAGCAGTCGGACGCCCAGCGGTCAGGCCCCGATCACAAGGCCTCGTCGACGTGA
- a CDS encoding response regulator — protein MAKAPTVMVVDDHPIWRDAVARDLADDGFDVVATADGVASAARRAAVVCPDVVLMDMRLADGSGAQATAEVLAVSPHSRVLVLSASDERDDVLQAVKAGATGYLVKSASKSELADAVRATAEGRAVFTPGLAGLVLGEYRRIAQQPVQDGPATPTLTERETEILRYVAKGLTAKQIAARLSLSHRTVENHVQATFRKLQVANRVELARYAIEHGLDE, from the coding sequence ATGGCCAAGGCACCCACGGTGATGGTCGTCGACGATCACCCGATCTGGCGGGACGCGGTCGCCCGTGACCTCGCCGACGACGGCTTCGACGTCGTCGCCACAGCCGACGGGGTGGCATCCGCGGCCCGTCGCGCCGCAGTGGTCTGTCCCGACGTGGTCCTGATGGACATGCGCCTTGCCGACGGATCCGGCGCGCAGGCCACCGCCGAGGTCCTCGCGGTCTCGCCGCACTCCCGCGTGCTGGTGCTGTCGGCTTCCGACGAACGTGATGACGTGCTGCAAGCGGTCAAGGCCGGAGCCACCGGCTATCTGGTGAAGAGCGCGTCGAAGTCCGAACTCGCCGACGCGGTCCGTGCCACCGCCGAGGGGCGCGCGGTGTTCACTCCCGGTCTGGCCGGTCTGGTGCTGGGGGAGTACCGGCGGATCGCGCAACAGCCCGTACAGGACGGGCCCGCGACGCCCACTCTCACCGAGCGGGAGACCGAGATCCTGCGATACGTGGCGAAAGGGTTGACCGCCAAACAGATCGCGGCCCGGCTGTCGCTGAGCCACCGCACCGTGGAGAACCACGTGCAGGCGACGTTCCGCAAGCTCCAGGTGGCCAACAGGGTTGAACTCGCCCGCTACGCGATAGAACACGGCCTGGACGAGTAG
- the macS gene encoding MacS family sensor histidine kinase, protein MQREPDPVTPLWRAAQVFRLLSCLYALGFHIAITDDLHRPVLAWVLFAALIAWSAACATAYLTGARRRGAWVIAELVVVVALMLSTELVASDQWVADNQSWPTTLWATNATISAALHFGPIGGMSAGLVVMAAVAALKGYVSVNLGRNATIVIELAVGLAVGMAAQTARRAHADLERAVRLSAALEERERLSRRVHDGAIQVLALVARRGREIGGETAQLAELAGEQERALRRLVSAADTDTMAGPLTDVGALLRTKASDRVSVSVPADPVLLDHTVARELFAAAENALDNVAAHAGADARAYVLLEDLGDSVTVSVRDDGVGIPDGRLAEAERQGRIGVAKSIVGRMDWLGGTAQLTTGPDSGTEWELTVPRALKGH, encoded by the coding sequence GTGCAGCGCGAGCCCGACCCGGTGACGCCGTTGTGGCGTGCCGCGCAGGTCTTTCGGCTGCTGAGTTGCCTGTACGCGCTCGGCTTCCACATCGCTATCACCGACGATCTGCATCGTCCGGTGCTCGCGTGGGTGCTGTTCGCCGCATTGATCGCGTGGAGTGCGGCTTGTGCGACGGCCTACCTCACGGGTGCCCGCCGACGTGGCGCGTGGGTGATCGCCGAACTCGTCGTCGTGGTCGCGTTGATGCTGTCGACCGAGCTCGTCGCTTCCGATCAGTGGGTCGCCGACAACCAGTCCTGGCCCACGACACTGTGGGCGACCAACGCCACCATCTCGGCGGCGTTGCACTTCGGCCCGATCGGCGGCATGTCGGCCGGGCTGGTGGTGATGGCCGCGGTCGCGGCGCTCAAGGGGTATGTGAGCGTCAATCTCGGTCGCAACGCCACCATCGTCATCGAGCTCGCGGTCGGCCTGGCCGTCGGTATGGCGGCCCAGACCGCGCGCCGCGCGCACGCCGACCTGGAACGCGCGGTGCGACTGTCCGCGGCGCTGGAGGAACGCGAACGACTGTCGCGCCGCGTGCACGACGGCGCGATCCAGGTGTTGGCCCTCGTCGCCCGCCGCGGTCGCGAGATCGGTGGGGAGACCGCGCAGTTGGCGGAACTGGCCGGCGAGCAGGAACGTGCGCTGCGCCGTCTGGTCAGCGCTGCCGACACCGACACGATGGCCGGGCCGTTGACCGACGTCGGCGCACTGTTGCGCACGAAGGCCTCCGACCGGGTGTCGGTCAGCGTGCCCGCAGATCCGGTGCTGTTGGACCACACCGTTGCCCGAGAACTGTTCGCGGCGGCGGAGAACGCACTCGACAACGTCGCCGCACACGCCGGCGCCGACGCCAGGGCTTATGTCCTGCTGGAGGATCTGGGGGATTCGGTCACGGTGAGCGTCCGCGACGACGGCGTCGGGATCCCGGATGGCCGGCTCGCCGAGGCGGAACGGCAGGGCCGCATTGGTGTGGCGAAATCGATTGTGGGGCGGATGGATTGGCTCGGGGGCACCGCCCAGTTGACCACCGGGCCGGACAGCGGGACAGAATGGGAGCTCACCGTTCCGCGCGCACTGAAGGGGCACTGA
- a CDS encoding sulfurtransferase yields the protein MATTRSDVFVSTAELIQLIAAGGPVTLLDVRWTLAEPNGEQAYLDGHLPGAVYVSLEDELADHRVTGRGRHPLPSGRDLEAAARRWGVRDGVPTVVYDDWNRAGSARAWWCLTAAGITGVRILDGGFGAWVDGGGGVETGPVTPEPGDVHVTHDDLYRGALPTLTAGDVQSAKALLDARAPERFRGEVEPVDPVAGHIPGAVNLPSTGLLNPDGTLRGEAEVQALLSDRGVTGAAVGAYCGSGVTAALTVAGLAAAGVDAALFPGSWSEWVSDPDRPVARGER from the coding sequence GTGGCGACAACTCGTTCGGACGTCTTCGTCAGCACCGCAGAGCTCATACAGCTGATCGCGGCAGGCGGCCCGGTGACACTGCTCGACGTGCGCTGGACCCTTGCGGAACCGAACGGCGAACAGGCCTACCTCGACGGCCATTTGCCCGGCGCGGTCTACGTGTCGCTCGAGGACGAGCTCGCCGACCACCGGGTGACCGGTCGCGGCCGTCATCCGCTGCCGTCGGGACGCGATCTCGAAGCCGCCGCACGCCGCTGGGGTGTGCGGGACGGCGTGCCCACCGTGGTGTACGACGACTGGAACCGGGCCGGCTCGGCTCGCGCCTGGTGGTGTCTGACGGCGGCGGGGATCACCGGTGTGCGGATTCTCGACGGCGGATTCGGTGCCTGGGTCGACGGCGGAGGCGGCGTCGAGACGGGACCGGTGACTCCCGAGCCGGGGGACGTGCATGTCACCCATGACGATCTGTACCGCGGCGCACTGCCCACGTTGACCGCCGGCGACGTGCAGTCCGCGAAGGCACTGCTCGACGCCAGGGCACCCGAGCGGTTCCGGGGCGAGGTGGAACCGGTCGACCCCGTCGCCGGTCACATCCCCGGCGCGGTGAACCTGCCGAGCACCGGGCTGCTGAACCCCGACGGCACGTTGCGCGGCGAAGCCGAGGTGCAAGCGCTGCTGTCCGACCGTGGCGTGACCGGGGCCGCGGTGGGCGCCTATTGCGGTTCGGGTGTCACTGCCGCGCTCACCGTGGCGGGTCTGGCCGCCGCCGGTGTCGACGCGGCCCTGTTTCCGGGTTCCTGGTCGGAATGGGTCTCCGATCCCGACCGTCCGGTGGCGCGCGGCGAGCGGTGA
- a CDS encoding amino acid ABC transporter ATP-binding protein has protein sequence MVKAEMVCKDFGALKVLRGVTLEIEKGQVLVLVGPSGSGKSTFLRCINHLETVTAGRLYVDGQLVGYRERGGKLHEMKPSEVAKQRRDVGMVFQHFNLFPHRTALANIVEAPIKVKGVRKKDAIERARDLLNQVGLADKADAYPAQLSGGQQQRVAIARALAMNPKLMLFDEPTSALDPELVGDVLGVMKKLAAEGMTMVVVTHEMGFAREVADKLVFMDGGVIVETGNPREVMANPKHERTKAFLSKVM, from the coding sequence ATGGTCAAAGCCGAGATGGTCTGCAAGGACTTCGGCGCGCTGAAAGTCCTCAGGGGCGTCACCCTCGAGATCGAGAAGGGACAGGTGCTGGTGCTCGTCGGCCCCTCCGGCTCGGGCAAATCGACGTTCCTGCGGTGCATCAACCATCTGGAGACCGTGACTGCGGGGCGGCTCTACGTCGACGGCCAACTCGTCGGCTATCGCGAACGCGGCGGCAAGCTGCACGAGATGAAGCCCTCGGAGGTGGCCAAGCAGCGTCGCGATGTCGGAATGGTGTTCCAGCACTTCAACCTGTTCCCACACCGCACCGCGCTGGCCAACATCGTCGAAGCTCCCATCAAGGTCAAGGGCGTCAGGAAGAAGGACGCGATCGAGCGTGCGCGCGATCTGCTCAACCAGGTGGGCCTCGCGGACAAGGCCGACGCCTACCCGGCGCAACTGTCGGGTGGCCAGCAGCAGCGCGTGGCGATTGCCAGGGCGCTCGCTATGAACCCCAAACTCATGCTGTTCGATGAGCCGACGTCGGCGCTGGACCCCGAACTCGTCGGTGACGTCCTCGGCGTGATGAAGAAGCTCGCCGCGGAGGGGATGACCATGGTGGTGGTCACCCACGAAATGGGGTTCGCCCGCGAGGTCGCCGACAAACTGGTGTTCATGGACGGCGGTGTCATCGTCGAGACCGGCAACCCCCGCGAGGTGATGGCCAACCCGAAACACGAACGGACGAAAGCCTTCCTGTCGAAGGTCATGTAG
- a CDS encoding amino acid ABC transporter permease: MTDVDTPPQAAPAAIDAVPLRHPWRWVAAVVIIILAALFLYGAATNEAYRWSTYFEYLFNERVLTVGVVNTLQLTIYSMLIAIVLGVLLAVMRLSPNPVFRAVSWVYLWIFRGTPVYVQLVFWGLIPTIYQNIQLGVPFGPSFFHLNLQALSIPFLLAILGLALNEAAYMAEIIRAGISSVPEGQMEASTALGMSWGLAMRRTVLPQAMRVIIPPTGNEIISMLKTTSLVTAVPFALDLYGITSREIAARIFEPVPLLLVAATWYLVITSILMVGQYYLERYYSRGASRRLTSKQLEALAKAQVQNPGI, encoded by the coding sequence GTGACAGATGTCGACACGCCGCCACAGGCGGCCCCGGCCGCCATTGATGCGGTGCCGCTGCGTCATCCCTGGCGCTGGGTGGCGGCGGTCGTCATCATCATCCTCGCGGCTCTGTTCCTCTACGGCGCCGCGACCAACGAGGCCTACCGCTGGTCGACGTACTTCGAATACCTGTTCAACGAGCGGGTGCTCACGGTGGGTGTGGTCAACACGCTGCAGTTGACCATCTATTCGATGCTGATCGCCATCGTGCTCGGGGTGCTGCTCGCCGTGATGCGGCTGTCACCGAACCCGGTGTTCCGGGCGGTGTCATGGGTGTATCTGTGGATCTTCCGCGGCACCCCGGTGTACGTGCAGCTGGTGTTCTGGGGTCTGATCCCGACCATCTACCAGAACATCCAGCTGGGCGTGCCGTTCGGTCCGTCGTTCTTCCACCTCAACCTGCAGGCGCTGTCCATCCCGTTCCTCTTGGCGATCCTCGGCCTGGCCCTCAACGAGGCCGCCTACATGGCCGAGATCATCCGCGCCGGAATCAGTTCGGTGCCCGAGGGGCAGATGGAGGCGTCGACCGCACTGGGCATGTCGTGGGGTCTGGCGATGCGGCGCACGGTGCTCCCGCAGGCGATGCGCGTCATCATCCCGCCGACCGGCAACGAGATCATCAGCATGCTCAAGACCACGTCGCTGGTGACCGCGGTGCCCTTCGCGCTCGATCTCTACGGCATCACGTCACGCGAGATCGCCGCACGGATCTTCGAACCGGTTCCGCTGCTGCTGGTCGCCGCCACGTGGTATCTCGTGATCACGAGCATTCTGATGGTCGGCCAGTACTACCTCGAGCGCTACTACTCGCGGGGCGCCTCACGGAGATTGACGTCCAAGCAACTCGAAGCGCTCGCGAAGGCCCAGGTCCAGAATCCCGGGATATGA
- a CDS encoding ABC transporter substrate-binding protein: MWRFAVVLAASGALTLSACASGEGGGSSAPESTQAASGAKVDEIANTLPEDIKSSGKLIVGVNVPYAPNEFKDPSGKIVGFDVDLMNAVAATLGLTPEYREADFAKIIPSIQGGTFNVGMSSFTDTKEREQSVDFVTYFSAGSLWARPVGATIDPENACGKRVAVQATTVQETEELPARSKKCTDAGQPAIQIVPFDGQDAATNAVVLGQVDAMSADSPVTLYAIKQSNGKLEKAGETFDSAPYGWPVAKGSPLAQSLQQALQHLIDNGEYEKIAANWGLEDGTIDNPVINGAVS; this comes from the coding sequence ATGTGGCGTTTCGCGGTGGTGCTCGCCGCGAGCGGCGCACTGACCCTGTCGGCGTGCGCGAGTGGTGAAGGCGGCGGCAGTTCGGCGCCGGAGTCGACCCAGGCCGCGTCGGGGGCCAAGGTCGACGAGATCGCCAACACCCTGCCCGAGGACATCAAGTCCTCCGGCAAATTGATCGTCGGCGTGAACGTCCCCTACGCGCCCAACGAGTTCAAGGACCCCAGCGGCAAGATCGTCGGCTTCGACGTCGACCTGATGAACGCGGTCGCCGCAACGCTGGGTCTCACCCCGGAGTACCGCGAGGCGGATTTCGCGAAGATCATCCCCTCGATCCAGGGCGGCACCTTCAACGTCGGCATGTCGTCGTTCACCGACACCAAGGAGCGCGAGCAGTCGGTCGACTTCGTCACCTACTTCTCGGCGGGGTCGCTGTGGGCGCGGCCCGTCGGCGCGACCATCGACCCGGAGAACGCGTGCGGCAAGCGGGTCGCGGTGCAGGCCACGACCGTACAGGAGACCGAGGAACTACCCGCCCGGAGCAAGAAGTGCACCGACGCCGGCCAGCCGGCCATCCAGATCGTCCCGTTCGACGGTCAGGACGCCGCCACCAACGCCGTGGTGCTCGGCCAGGTCGACGCGATGTCGGCCGACTCCCCGGTGACGCTGTACGCCATCAAGCAGAGCAACGGCAAGCTCGAGAAGGCCGGTGAGACGTTCGACTCCGCGCCGTATGGTTGGCCCGTCGCGAAGGGCTCGCCGTTGGCGCAGTCGCTGCAGCAGGCGCTCCAGCACCTGATCGACAACGGAGAGTACGAGAAGATCGCCGCCAACTGGGGTCTGGAAGACGGAACCATCGACAATCCGGTCATCAACGGCGCGGTCAGTTAG
- a CDS encoding HdeD family acid-resistance protein gives METTAAPSLLPHLWKATLVSGVLAIVFGVLVLVWPGITILVAAICFGAYLLITGIAQVIFAFSLHVSAGGRVLLFVSGAAALILAVLCFRSLQDSILLLAIWVGVGFVFRGVATAVSAISDPELPGRGWEIFFGVISLLAGVVMLAAPFESLATLAIVVGVWLIVLGVFEVISAFGIRSGARKLSAALSSASPPSPAVS, from the coding sequence ATGGAAACTACCGCTGCCCCAAGCCTGTTGCCGCACCTGTGGAAGGCGACGCTGGTTTCGGGCGTTCTCGCGATCGTCTTCGGGGTTCTCGTCCTGGTCTGGCCGGGCATCACGATCCTGGTCGCGGCGATCTGTTTCGGCGCCTATCTGCTGATCACCGGTATCGCGCAGGTGATCTTCGCGTTCAGCCTCCATGTGTCGGCCGGCGGCCGGGTACTGCTGTTCGTCAGTGGGGCCGCGGCGCTCATCCTGGCGGTGCTGTGTTTCCGGAGTTTGCAGGATTCCATTCTGCTGCTGGCTATTTGGGTGGGCGTGGGCTTCGTGTTCCGCGGCGTGGCCACCGCGGTGTCGGCGATCAGCGACCCGGAGCTGCCCGGGCGCGGGTGGGAGATCTTCTTCGGCGTGATCAGCCTGTTGGCCGGCGTGGTGATGCTGGCGGCACCGTTCGAATCGCTCGCGACGCTCGCGATCGTCGTCGGAGTGTGGCTGATCGTCCTCGGTGTCTTCGAGGTGATCTCGGCCTTCGGCATCCGCAGTGGGGCCAGGAAGTTGTCCGCCGCGCTGTCGAGCGCATCACCCCCGAGTCCTGCCGTGAGCTAA
- a CDS encoding cytochrome ubiquinol oxidase subunit I, with the protein MDALDVSRWQFGITTVYHFIFVPLTIGLAPLIAVMQTVWVATGNDTWYRLTRFFGKLFLINFAIGVATGIVQEFQFGMNWSEYSRFVGDIFGAPLAMEGLAAFFFESTFIGLWIFGWTRLPRLLHLACIWIVAIAVNMSAFFIIAANSFMQHPVGARFNPETGRAELESITALFTNNTAIAAFTHAVSGAFLTAGVFVACVCAWWMVRSHRVGGEAAADAAAMYRPATILGCWVTLAAAIALFFTGDAQGKLMFEQQPMKMASAESLCHSAEDPAFSILTVGTHNNCDSVIHLIEVPYVLPFLAEGKFTGVHLDGVVDLQRAYEEKFGPGDYRPNLFVTYWSFRAMIGFLAVPGLFALAALWLTRGGRIPNQRWFSWFALLTIPTPFLANSAGWVFTEMGRQPWVVVPNPTGDQQIRLTVAQGVSDHPAGLVVLSLVAFTLLYAVLAVIWSFLLRRYIRQGPLEHDSEPAPPTPPDADDVAPLSFAY; encoded by the coding sequence ATGGACGCTCTGGATGTCTCACGGTGGCAGTTCGGGATCACCACCGTCTACCACTTCATCTTCGTCCCGCTGACCATCGGCCTCGCGCCGTTGATCGCGGTCATGCAGACGGTGTGGGTGGCCACTGGTAACGACACCTGGTACCGCCTGACGCGGTTCTTCGGCAAACTCTTCCTGATCAACTTCGCGATCGGCGTCGCAACCGGCATCGTGCAGGAGTTCCAGTTCGGCATGAACTGGAGTGAGTACTCACGGTTCGTCGGCGACATCTTCGGCGCGCCACTGGCGATGGAAGGTCTGGCCGCGTTCTTCTTCGAATCCACGTTCATCGGGCTGTGGATCTTCGGATGGACGCGGCTCCCCCGGTTGCTCCACCTGGCCTGCATCTGGATCGTCGCGATCGCCGTGAACATGTCCGCGTTCTTCATCATCGCGGCGAACTCGTTCATGCAGCACCCCGTCGGCGCCAGGTTCAACCCCGAGACTGGCCGCGCCGAATTGGAGAGCATCACCGCGCTGTTCACCAACAACACCGCGATCGCCGCCTTCACCCACGCGGTCTCGGGCGCGTTCCTGACCGCCGGGGTCTTCGTGGCGTGTGTGTGCGCATGGTGGATGGTGCGCTCCCACCGGGTCGGCGGTGAGGCGGCCGCCGATGCCGCCGCGATGTACCGGCCCGCCACGATCCTGGGCTGCTGGGTGACCCTCGCCGCGGCGATCGCACTGTTCTTCACCGGCGACGCACAGGGCAAGCTGATGTTCGAACAGCAACCGATGAAGATGGCTTCCGCCGAATCCCTGTGCCACAGCGCGGAGGACCCGGCCTTCTCGATCCTCACCGTCGGCACCCACAACAACTGCGACAGCGTCATCCACCTCATCGAGGTGCCCTACGTCCTACCGTTCCTCGCCGAAGGCAAGTTCACCGGTGTGCACCTCGATGGCGTCGTGGACCTGCAACGGGCATACGAGGAGAAGTTCGGCCCCGGCGACTACCGCCCCAATCTGTTCGTGACGTACTGGTCGTTCCGGGCGATGATCGGATTCCTGGCCGTCCCAGGCCTGTTCGCCCTCGCCGCACTGTGGTTGACGCGCGGTGGCCGGATCCCGAACCAGCGTTGGTTCAGCTGGTTCGCGCTGCTGACCATCCCCACCCCCTTCCTGGCGAACAGCGCCGGGTGGGTGTTCACCGAGATGGGGCGCCAGCCATGGGTCGTCGTGCCGAATCCCACCGGGGACCAGCAGATCCGGCTCACGGTCGCACAAGGCGTGTCCGATCATCCCGCGGGACTGGTAGTGCTGTCACTGGTCGCGTTCACCCTCCTGTACGCAGTGCTGGCGGTCATCTGGTCCTTCCTGCTGCGCCGCTACATCCGGCAGGGCCCGCTGGAGCATGACTCCGAACCCGCCCCGCCGACCCCACCGGACGCCGACGACGTCGCGCCGTTGTCGTTTGCGTACTGA
- the cydB gene encoding cytochrome d ubiquinol oxidase subunit II yields MGLQELWFILLAVLFVGFFLLEGFDFGVGMLMSFFGRAAEKRGQDPEPYRRAALNTIGPVWDGNEVWLITAGGAMFAAFPEMYASMFSGLYLPLLVILCAMILRIVAIEWRGKIDDHGWRRWADTGIAAGSWIPAILWGVAFAGLVRGLPVDADKQIHLSFGDLLNAYTLLGGLATCALFAFHGAVFVALKTAGEIRTDAFRFARLLAPPATVLVAGFGLWTQLAHGTSWTWIVLGAAVIAQLIAVTQAYRSSGEGWAFAATSVVVVAVVVLLFGSLFPDLIPSTLHPDWSLTIYNGSSSPYTLKVMTWAALVFAPLVVVYQGWTYWVFSKRISADRIPAPIGLSRRSN; encoded by the coding sequence ATGGGACTACAAGAACTCTGGTTCATCCTCCTGGCCGTTCTGTTTGTCGGCTTCTTCCTGCTGGAGGGCTTCGACTTCGGCGTCGGCATGCTGATGTCGTTCTTCGGCAGGGCCGCCGAGAAACGCGGACAGGACCCCGAGCCGTATCGTCGCGCCGCGCTCAACACCATCGGACCCGTATGGGACGGAAACGAGGTGTGGCTGATCACCGCAGGCGGCGCCATGTTCGCGGCGTTCCCGGAGATGTACGCCTCGATGTTCTCCGGGCTCTACCTGCCGCTGCTGGTGATCCTGTGCGCGATGATCCTGCGCATCGTGGCCATCGAATGGCGCGGCAAGATCGACGATCACGGCTGGCGGCGCTGGGCCGACACCGGAATCGCCGCCGGCTCGTGGATTCCGGCGATCCTGTGGGGCGTCGCATTCGCGGGGCTGGTGCGCGGGCTGCCGGTCGACGCCGACAAGCAGATCCACCTGTCGTTCGGCGATCTTCTCAACGCCTACACCCTGCTGGGTGGCCTCGCCACGTGTGCGCTGTTCGCGTTCCACGGTGCGGTGTTCGTGGCGCTCAAGACCGCCGGGGAAATCCGTACCGACGCGTTCCGGTTCGCCCGTCTGCTGGCGCCGCCCGCGACGGTCCTGGTGGCCGGGTTCGGGTTGTGGACACAGCTGGCGCACGGGACGAGTTGGACCTGGATCGTGCTGGGGGCCGCGGTGATCGCGCAGCTCATCGCGGTCACGCAGGCCTACCGCAGCAGCGGTGAGGGCTGGGCCTTCGCTGCGACGAGCGTCGTGGTTGTGGCCGTCGTGGTGTTGCTGTTCGGCTCACTGTTCCCGGATCTCATCCCGTCGACACTGCACCCCGACTGGAGCCTGACCATCTACAACGGATCGTCATCGCCCTACACGCTGAAGGTCATGACTTGGGCCGCATTGGTTTTCGCGCCCCTTGTCGTGGTGTACCAGGGCTGGACGTACTGGGTGTTCAGCAAGCGCATATCGGCCGACCGGATACCGGCCCCGATCGGTTTGTCCCGGCGGTCGAACTGA